The Verrucomicrobiota bacterium genome contains the following window.
CGGCGGGACGACGCCCGCCCGCGAAAACTTCAGGACTTCTCGGCGCGCGGGGGTTTGCCCGCTGGGGCGCGCGCGGCCAGGAACTCCTTCAACTCCTTGGCTGCGCGCCCACCGAATCCTGGCACTTCCGCCAATTGTTCCTCCGTGGCCAAACGCAACCGCTGCACAGACCCAAAGCGCTTCAACAAAGCCGCTTTACGTTGTTCGCCCATGCCTGGAAATTCGTCCAGAACGCTTTCCGATATCTTCCTCAGCCGCAGTTGCGCATTGTAGGTATTCGCGAATCGGTGGGATTCGTCCCGCACCCGCTGCAACAGCTTCAACGCCCCGCAATCGTGGCTCAAACGCAGGGGCTTCTTTTCACCACGACGATGGATCTCCTCGAATTCCTTCGCCAATCCGATGATCGGAAGTTGGCCCAGGCCCAAGCGATCCAACTCCGCGCAGGCCGCGTTGAGTTGGCCTTTGCCCCCGTCGATCAAAATCAACTGGGGCATGTTTGAGGGGGTCGTGGTGTCGTCCGCGTCCATCCGTCCCTCCCGCAACAGCCGGGTGTAACGGCGCCGCACAATCTCCGCCATGCAGGCAAAATCGTCCTGGCCCACCACGGACTTGATCCGGAACCGGCGGTAGTTCGACCGGTCGGGTCGGCCCTGCTTGAACGAAACCATGGATGCCACCGCGAAGGTGCCGCTGATGTTCGAGATGTCGAAGCCCTCGATGCGGGCGGGCGGTCCGGGCAACTCCAGAATCCCCGCCAACTCCTCCAGGTCTTTCCGGGGATCGATGGCCACGGGCAAGGTGTAGGGAACACGGGTGAATTTTCGCGCGGGCTTGGTGGTCTTTTGCAGATCGCGCAGCAGATCGCGCAGCTCCGCCGCTTTCTCGAATTCCTGCCGGGCGGCGGCGGATTTCATCGCCTCCTCAATTTCCCGCGTCATTTCCTGGCAATGTCCCTCGAGAAAATCGCAAGCCGATTCCACCTGCATGCGATACTGCTCCCGCGTGACGTTCCCGATGCACGGGGCGGTGCAGTAACGCAAATTGGCGTAGAGGCAATGTTTGTAGTCCGCTTCCCCCGGATGCAGCGGACGGCACCCGCGCAGGTTGAACTTGTGCCGCACCAGCGCCACCGTGCGCCGCACTGCCCCCGAGCTGGCAAACGGACCGAAATAGCGCGCCCCGTCGTCCTGCTCCAATCGCGTGAGCGTGAATCGCGGGATGGGATCGTTGAGATTGACCTTGAGGAGCAGGAAATGCTTGTCGTCCCGGAAACTCACGTTGTAACGGGGGCGAAATTCCTTGATGAGTTTGCCTTCCAGCAACACCGCCTCGGCGTCGGATTTCACGATGTGGGTGTCGAAGTCGTGAATGGCGTCCACCAGGGCGTTGAACTTCAAGTCCCAGCCTTGACGGCGAGAGGGATGAAAATACTGGCTCACGCGCTTCCGCAAATCCCGCGCCTTGCCCACATAAATCACGGTCCCAAACCGGTCCTTCATCAGGTAGATGCCGGGTTTGTGCGGCAACTGGCTGACTTTGGCCCGAATGCTGTCGGTGGCCGGCATGGACTACTCCTCTTCCGTCGGTGCGGGACGCTGGGCGACATAACGCGACCACAAACCGAACTCCACGTAGGTTTCAAAAAACTTGCCGGGTCTCAGTTCGTTCATGCCGACCATGATCCATTGTTTGTTCGATTGTTCGTCCAGCTTGGCCCCCAGCGCGGCGGCGGTGAGCACGATCGGGGCCCACGGCTTCGGAGGCATTTGTTCGTACCAACCGAGTTTTTGAATACGCCGCAAATACCACGGCAACGGCCAATAGTCACTCTGCGCCGCCACCACCTGCACCGGGGTCTCGAACTTCGTTTCTGCCACCGCGGCCACGGCATGGACGCGGTCCACCAAATGCAAGACGTCCCGAGCGGTTTGGGCGTACACCCAGGGATTGCGCCGGTCGAAGGCATAGTCGATGGAAGCCCGGCGTGCCTGCCACGCCAGTTGGAAGGCCAGTCCAACCAGCAGCAACCCGACCGCCGCCTGCGCCGGAACCGGCCTGATCCGGGCCAGGATGGCGGCGGCCCCGCTCCCGGCCAGCAGGATGAAACCCAAATGAAAGTTCAGCGAGCACCAGGGAGTCTTATAGGAGATCACCGAGTAAATCCCCGCGAGAAAAACCGAAAACAAAGCGATGAATCGGAGCCCGGGCGAAGATCCGCGGCGAAACGAATCGATCCAACCGATCACAGCCAACCCCAAAATCAACCCTTCGCTCCAGACGGGTCCTTTGACCGGATGAAACCACGCCAGCCTTTCGAGATAGAAATGCCAGGGATGATTGTGCGGTGAATCACCGCCCGCCCTTTGCAGCCAGGGCAAATACGTGCGCCAGGAATCGAGCAGCCCCGCGGGGTTCTCGAAAAAGGAGGTGAAGAAGAGGGCCCACATCGCAAGAGCCGCCAGCAACCCCGCCACGGCATGCCTTAAGTTCCAGGCCTGCTTCAAAATGCTGATCCACTCTCGCGGAGGTCTCCCCCAAAAAGCCGCGCAGCCCGCCGCCCCGCTTGCCGCCGCCATGGTGAGGACGAAGGTTTCTTTGGTCGCGTACATCAGTCCGATGCCCGCGCCGCACAGCATCGCCCACCTCGCCCGTCGCGTTTGCGCATAGCGCCAGCCAGCTCCCATGGCGGCCAGGGTAAAAAAAACCAGCGGCATTTCATGAATGAAATACCGGCTGTAAAACACCATCGCGGGTGAAATCGCGAGGAACACCGCTGCCCATCCCAGGGCCAGCGGGGACAAGGCGCCTGAGAACAGGGGGAGAAGCAAAAGGAGTGCTGATCCGAAGGCGACGGTGACCCAACGGAGCCGTCCGTCGTCGAAATCCTGGGTGGACTTAGCGCCGGATGCCTTCAGGAAGGGCAACGAGGCGTAATGGAGAACCGGGCCGTGGTACTCGTGGGGGTCGTAACGGTAATGCCCCTTTTCCCATAACTCCGCGAGTTTGATGGCGTTGACCCCTTCATCGTTGTGAAGGGGGCGCCGGTCCAGTTGGGGAATGCGCAATCCCAGCGCCAAGGCCACGGCCAGGAGCCATCCCCCCGCGGCCCGCCAGCTCATGGCGCGGGCAAGGCGTAGACTTCAATTTCCTGCCAGCAGTTCAGGGCGCTCAACGTATTGCCTCGGGTGTAACCCCGCACATACCGGGCCGAGATGCCTTTCGCCGGAACCGCCTTGCCGAACTCCAATTCGAAATACTCGCGGTCCGTGCCGATTCCCTGGCCGGCCGAGTTGTCCACATCGTTGTTGAACAAGGTGGTGACCCCGGTTTTGAACTCCGGATCGTTGCTCACTTGCAAAATCACATCGCGCACGGCCTGCACATAACGGTGATCATGCCACATGACAATCGCGTGGATTGCGAAAGACTTCCCCAAATCAACCTGGACCCACTGGACGCCTTTCTTCATTTCGACGGCGTCATCATCAATGGGCTCGCGCTTGCCGTCGGTCAGTTGTTTCAGGTCGCCCAGGAAAGGAGGCACGCTGCTGGTGGCCGATTTGCCTGCCGCGACATTGACCACGCCGGCGGGAACCTGGAGCGGCGGCGGCGCCTTGTCCGAAATGGGTTCGATATTCGGTCCCGCCGGCAGATCTTCGGGGGTGCCCTTCAACGTGTGGGACGGAAAATCGATCTTCAAGGGAACGGTGCCCTTGCCGTCTTGAGCGGGAACCGTGGCGGGGAGAAGGGCACCGGTCAAAGCCAGCGCCCACAAGGAAAGCTTCATCGTCTTCTTCATAGTTCGTGCAACATGCCGCGCCGGTCGCGTCGGCGGCGTAATCTCTCGGGATCTTGGATTCTTGGCGATGCCTAAATATTCAAATGCAGGCTAGATTTGCCAGCCCGGGCGGTAATCCCGTTTCACGAATTGGGCCGCTTCAGGAATGTTGGTCGCCCGCATGTTCGGGCCGTCCCAATCCAGCTTGCGCCCGATGCCCGTCCGCAACGCCACGCATCCGAGCAGAATCATTTCGTTGAGATAGGCGGCGATCTCGAAGTTGGAGTAAGAGGCCGGACCTCCCCGCATCATTGCGAACCATTCTTCCTCGTGACCCGGGGACCGCGGGATGCTTTGAGGCACCGCGATGCAAGCCTCGTGTTTCTCACCCGCCACGTATTCCTTCTCATCGTTCAAGATGACCTGGAATCGCGCGCCGTAATCGTCCCCGGCGAAGAGCTTGCCTTTTTCACCCACCACGAGGCAGCCGCTGGCCGGCAAATCGCCGCGCTGGGCCACGATTTCTTTGGTCAAATCCGCGCCCGGGCGCAACGGGGATACAAAATTGCCCGCCTTGAAAATCTCGTGCTTCGGGTTTGGATTGCCGTCATACCACCAGAACTTGCAGGCGGGCAGCCCTTCGCGTTCCGGGTAATCGAACCGAATGCGTGAGGTGAGCGGGAAGGTTTCGGGATAAATCCGCGAGGCCACTTCCAGTTCGATGCCCGTCGGATAGCCGAGCTTGAGGGCCCGGAAAGGCATGTTGACCGTGTGGCAAGCCATGTCCCCGAGCGCGCCTGTGCCGAATTCGTACCAGCCACGCCAATTGAATCCGTGATACACGCCCTTCTTGAAAGGGCGCAGCGGAGCCGGACCCAGCCAAAGATCCCAGTCGAGGGAATCCGGGACCGGATCCTGCCCGATCGGGCGGTCGAGTCCCTGCGGCCAGACGGGGCGGTTGGACCAGACATGCAATTCCTTGGGCGCGCCGATGACTCCGGCTTGAATCACTTCGACGGCGCGGCGCAGGCCGGCCCCGGCGCTGCCCTGGTTGCCCATTTGCGTGGCGACCTTTTTCTCCATGACCAGGCGGCGCACTTCGCGCGATTCCCAAACCGTTTGGGTCAGGGGCTTCTGGCAATACACATGTTTGCCCATCCGGAGCGCGCGGATGGCCACGAGCCCGTGCAAGTGATCCGGGGTGGAGATCGTCACCGCGTCGATGGACTTGTCCATCTCGTCAAACATCTTGCGCCAATCCTTGTAGAGGCGGGCGTCGTAGGTGCGGTTGTCTTTGGCGGCGCGGTCCTGCAAGGCTTTATGCTTGCCGGTGAGCGTTCCGGCATCGACGTCGCAGAGGGCGACGATATTGCCTCCCAGACGATAGGCATTGTCGGTGTCGCTGCTGCCTTTGCCGCCAACGCCGATGCAGGCGACGTTGATGCGGTTATTGGCGCCTTGGGCGCGGAGGAGCGAGGGGAAGCCTACCGCGGTGGCGCCGGCCAGGACGGTGGATGATTTGAGGAAGTCACGACGGGACCCGTAGTGGAAAGTTTGCTTTGGCATGGGATTTTGCTACGCTTTCGCGGCCCGACCGACAAGCAATTTTCCTGAATACTGATCAGTTTCGCGGGCTTCCCTGAGCCGAGAGTTTCTGGCGGGTGCGGTTCATGCCGCTGATGGCGGGGCCGTAGTGGGGCTGCAACGTGAGGGCGCGTCCGAATTTTTCCAAAGCTTCCTCCAGGCGCCCCTGCGTGTAGTAAGCATTGCCGAGATTGACATGCGCTTCGACGTAATCAGGGCTCAACTCGACGGCGCGCGCGAAATGCGGAATCGCCTCCGTGATGCGCCCGCTTAATCCCAGGGCCGTGCCGAGACTGTTGTACGCGCTCGAGCTGGAAGGGTTGTTCTTGATGGAAGCCTGGATCATTTCCACCGCCTCGGCATACTTGCCCTGGCTGGCCAGGATGTTGCCGAGATTGTTCTGCACCTCGGCAAAATCAGGAAAGAGCCGCAGCGCCTCGCGGTAATGCTTGATGGCATCCTCCTTGCGTCCAAGCTTGGCCAGTGTCGCGCCCAGATTGTAGTGGCTGTTCTCGTCGTCCGGATTCAGCGCCAGCGCTTGGGCATACTTCTCCCGAGCCTTTTCCCATTGGCCTTGGCTGAATAACTCGCTGCCCTCGTTGTTGAGTTTGGTAATATTCTCGCCCAGGGCGGTGGGATCGTCGGAATCCGCGGGCTTCGCGGAAACCGACGCGGAGGGATTGGCGGTCGGCGGAGACGCGGCCTTCGAAGCATCGCCGGCCGGACGGCACCCGCCGACCAAGATCACGAGCCACACCGCAAAAACACAACAAATCCAGCTGTCCCTTCGAGCCATGAGCGGATGCTGGCGAATTCCTGGGAGGGATGCAATCTGAGCCTTTCCTGGTTGAAATTCGGATCATTTCGCCGTTACCTTTTGTGACATGAAAACTTCCCTTTGCATTTGGGCCTGTTCCTCGCTGCTTTGCCTCGCATTTCAATCCAGCCTTTTTGCCCAGGAAGGACGTCCGCGCCGCGAAGGATTCGGAGGTCCCTTTGGCGCCTCGGAACCGGTGGATTGGGAGGCGAGGCGGAAATCGATCATGGAGAAGTTTGACGCGGACAAAAATGGCACCCTCTCCGCAACCGAGCGCGAGGCGATGCGTGTCGCGCGATTTCAGGAAGCGCGACCGGGAGGAAGCCGCAGTCGAGGAGGCTTCCGCATGAATATGCCTCCGGAAGTGGTGAAGAAGTATGACAAGGACGGGAACGGGGAGCTCAGTGACGCCGAGACTCAGGAGGCCATGCAAGGCATCCGCGCTCAGATGGAGCAGGTCAACCGCGATTACGACGCCAACAAGGACGGCCAGTTGGATGAGCAGGAAATGGCGAAGGTGCGAGCCGACATCGACGCCGGCAAGCTGGAAGGTCTGCCACGCTTCATGTTCATGGGCGGCGGGCGAGGAGGGCGCGGCGGACGGGGAGGCCCCTGGGGAGGTCGACGGTCGGAACCCGAGGCTCGTTTCCTGGCGGCGGACAAGGACAAGGATGGAAAACTCAGCGCGGCGGAGTTGAACGAGGCAAGGCAGAGCGCCGCGAAGCCGGGGGCCGCGAATTGATGCGGGGCGGAACTTATCAACGATTCTCATTTCCATGAACCCCTGCTTCATTTCCCTTGCCGGCTGGATCACGGATCGACCGAAGGCTGCATTTTCAACGGGATTCACGTACCGGCTGATCCTGGCTCTGAGTTGGACCCTGGCGGCATCCTGGGGTCTGGCGGCCGAGAAAGGCGGCGGCACGGTCAAGTTCAACCAGGAACGAGGTTTTTTCGACAAGCCATTCTCGCTGGAATTGAAACACTCCGAACCGGGCGTTCAGATTTACTACACGCTGGATGGAACCGAGCCCAAACCCGAATCCAACCGGCTGTATCGCGATCCGATCCGGGTCGAAAAGAACACCGTGATTCGAACCGCGGCGTATCAGAACGGCAAGCGTGTGGGCCGCGAAACGTCGCGCACCTTTGTTTTCCCCAAGGAAATCTTCCGGCAATCCTTTGATGGCATGCCCCCGGCCGACTGGCCGTTCCGTTGGGGTGGCAACCGTGTCGATTTCGGCATGGACCCCCGTGTCGTCGAAGATCCGCTCTACGCGCCCGAACTCGAGCGCGCGCTGAAGTCGATTCCGTCGCTTTCGCTCGTGATGGATCTGGGAGACCTCTTCGACGAGAAGCGGGGGATTTACGCCAACGCCATGCGCCGGGGACGCGAGGCGGAAAGGCCCGGCTCATTGGAATGGATTCGGCCCGAGGGGGGCGCGGAATTCCAGATCAACGCCGGCATCCGCATTCGCGGCGGATTCAGCCGGATGCCCAACAACGCGAAACATTCGTTTCGTTTCTTCTTCAGGAAGCAATATGGGGAAGGCCAACTCAAGTATCCCTTGTTCGGCGAGAAGGGTGCGAAGTCCTTCGACGGTTTTGATCTTCGCACCTCCCAGAATTATTCCTGGAGCATGGGGGGCGATCCCCGGGCCGTCTTCATTCGGGACGTGCTTAATCGCGATTTGCAGCTCGCCATGGGACAGCCGAGTCCGCGCAGCCAATTCGTCCACCTCTTCATCAACGGCCAGTACTGGGGCCTGTACAACACCTGCGAACGCCCTGAAGCGGCGTTTGCCGCGAGTTATCTGGGCGGGAAGAAGGACGATTACGACACGTTGAAGCCCAGGGGTGGGGCGGGCGAGGGCGGCTTCGGTCCTGGCGCCTCGGGGGAAATGCCTTACGCGACCGACGGGAACAAGGATGCCTGGCGAAAGCTATGGGAGGCGGCCAAAGCGGGGCTCTCGAGCCAAGAGGCCTATTTCAAAGTGCTGGGCCGGAACGCGGCCGGTGAGCGCGACCCCAGCCTGCCGGTCCTGCTGGATCCCGAGAACCTCATCGATTATATGCTCGTGATTCTTTATGGGGGGAACATTGACGCTCCGATCACCAAGTTCGCGGGCAACAGCATGCCGAACAACTGGTTCGCCGTGCGTTCGAGGAAAGGCGAGCACGGGTTCCAGAGCTTCGTCTGGGACGCGGAGCACACCTTGCTGGATTTGCATGAAGACCGGACGGGACCTTTCCCCGCCGGGAACAGTTTCGAACAGAGCAATCCACAATGGATCTTTCAACAGTGCCTGGAAAACGCCGAGTTTAGAATGCTTCTGGCGGATCGCGTCGAAAAACACACCCGTTCGGGCGGCGCCCTTTCGACGGAAGGCGTGAAAACCCTGCTCGATCGCCGGTCGAAGGAAATCGAGAGCGCGGTGATTTTGGAATCGGCCCGCTGGGGGGACGCGGGCGGAGGATTCGGGTTTAGGGGAGGCGGCGAGGAAGGAAACCGCCAGCCCCGGACGCGCGATCGCGATTGGCGGAAGGAAATGGAGCGCATTCGCAACGAGTACATTCCGAAAAGAACCGCCATCTTGCGCGAGCAACTCTGGGGCCTGGGAGTGCTGCCGGACGTGCCGGCTCCCACGCTCGCAGCCGCAGGCCAGGAAGTTGAACTCAAGGGTGGCGCAGGTGAGATCGTTTACACTCTGGACGGGAAGGATCCGAGGGCGGTGGGTGGAGGGAGAAGTGCTTCCGCCCGCAGCGCGCAAGGTTCGATCAAAGTTTCGGGAACGGCAAAAATCAAAGCCCGTGTGTGGCGCCAGGACGATTGGGGGCCGCTGGCCTCGTGGCCGGTGGAGTAGGTTCAAAACAGGAACGACAAGGCAGTTGCCTTTCCACGGGCAGGTTGCGTAGTGTCGCCGCGTTGGTCGCCGACGTGGCGGAATCGGCAGACGCGCCAGACTCAAAATCTGGTACTCGCGAGAGTGTGTGGGTTCGACCCCCTCCGTCGGCACCAACGGGGCTCTTTCTTGGCGTCAGAGGCCCTGGGGCGCGCCGGGAGCGGCTAACCGCGAAATGTTTGCCCGGCTTCTGGTCTGGTTCGACGATGTGGACGGCGGCCCAGCGCGCGTTACGGGACACCCCGTTCATCGCCAGGGCCAAACCACGACGAGAAGAAAGTCGGCTATCTCAACGCGCTCCACACCACACGAGCGGCCTGCTATGACCAGGCCTTGTTTCTGAAGTAGCCCTGCTTGACCCTCTCCCGATCCTCATCCAATCTTTTCGGGTGATCATGCTACGATGCGGATGGGTGGCGGTGTGGATGGTATCCGCGGCGTCCGGGCTGTGGGCGGGCGAAAGCCGGCTCATCAACGGAATCGCCGCGATCGTGTTCGACTCCGTCGTGACCTTTGAGGACGTGGAACGTCAGGTTGCTTCGTTCGCCCCCACCCTCGAAGCCCGCTACGGGCGGCGTCCGGAAGTGATGGAGCAAAAGATCCAGGAGCTGCGCCGGGAACGGCTGGAAGAGCTCGTGGAGCGCAAGATGATTCTCCGCGAGTTCAAAGAGGCGGGATACAGCTTTCCGGAAAGTTTGATCGACGACCGGATCAAGGAGTTGATTCGGGAGCGTTTTGGCGACCGGGTGAAGCTGACCAAGACGCTGCAGTCCACGGGCACGACCTTCGAGCAATTCCGGCAGCAGTTCCGGGATCAGTGGATCGTCGAGCAAATGCGGCTGAAGAACATTTCCTCGGAGATCATGATCTCGCCGTTCAAAATCGAACGTTATTACCAGGAACATCAGGACGAATTTAAGCTCGGGGACCAAGTCCGACTGCGCATGATTTACCTCGACAAGGGCAAGCACGGGGCCGGCACTCGGAAGCTGGCGGACGAAATCCTGACGAAGTTGAAGGAAGGCGCCGCTTTTGCCGACATGGCGTCGGTGTACTCCGATGGCGTGCAGCGCCGGGAGGGCGGCGACTACGGGTGGCGGGAGAGGTCGTTTCTGCGCGATGATTTGGGGACGATCGCCTTCGGCTTGAACAAGGGTGAATTCAGCGGCGTGGTCGAAACCCCGACCGATTGTCATTTGATCTTCGTGGAGGACAAAAAGACCGCGCACGTCCGGCCCTTGGGCGAGGTTCGGCTGGATATTGAGAAGACCCTGAAGACGCAGGAGCAGGAACGGCTTCACAAGGCATGGGTTGCCCGGCTGAAAAAGAAGTCCTTCGTGCAGTATTTTTTCTGATTTTTCGCGTGAAGAAGCCGAACCGCCGCATCGTGGTGACGGTGGGAGATCCGGCGGGCATTGGTCCGGAGGTGACGTTGAAGGCGTTGGAAGCGAGACGGTCTCGGCAGGATTGGGAGTATTTGGTTTTGGGGGACGGAGAGGAGCTCAACCGAAA
Protein-coding sequences here:
- a CDS encoding tetratricopeptide repeat protein, which translates into the protein MARRDSWICCVFAVWLVILVGGCRPAGDASKAASPPTANPSASVSAKPADSDDPTALGENITKLNNEGSELFSQGQWEKAREKYAQALALNPDDENSHYNLGATLAKLGRKEDAIKHYREALRLFPDFAEVQNNLGNILASQGKYAEAVEMIQASIKNNPSSSSAYNSLGTALGLSGRITEAIPHFARAVELSPDYVEAHVNLGNAYYTQGRLEEALEKFGRALTLQPHYGPAISGMNRTRQKLSAQGSPRN
- a CDS encoding TIGR03663 family protein, whose protein sequence is MSWRAAGGWLLAVALALGLRIPQLDRRPLHNDEGVNAIKLAELWEKGHYRYDPHEYHGPVLHYASLPFLKASGAKSTQDFDDGRLRWVTVAFGSALLLLLPLFSGALSPLALGWAAVFLAISPAMVFYSRYFIHEMPLVFFTLAAMGAGWRYAQTRRARWAMLCGAGIGLMYATKETFVLTMAAASGAAGCAAFWGRPPREWISILKQAWNLRHAVAGLLAALAMWALFFTSFFENPAGLLDSWRTYLPWLQRAGGDSPHNHPWHFYLERLAWFHPVKGPVWSEGLILGLAVIGWIDSFRRGSSPGLRFIALFSVFLAGIYSVISYKTPWCSLNFHLGFILLAGSGAAAILARIRPVPAQAAVGLLLVGLAFQLAWQARRASIDYAFDRRNPWVYAQTARDVLHLVDRVHAVAAVAETKFETPVQVVAAQSDYWPLPWYLRRIQKLGWYEQMPPKPWAPIVLTAAALGAKLDEQSNKQWIMVGMNELRPGKFFETYVEFGLWSRYVAQRPAPTEEE
- a CDS encoding Gfo/Idh/MocA family oxidoreductase → MPKQTFHYGSRRDFLKSSTVLAGATAVGFPSLLRAQGANNRINVACIGVGGKGSSDTDNAYRLGGNIVALCDVDAGTLTGKHKALQDRAAKDNRTYDARLYKDWRKMFDEMDKSIDAVTISTPDHLHGLVAIRALRMGKHVYCQKPLTQTVWESREVRRLVMEKKVATQMGNQGSAGAGLRRAVEVIQAGVIGAPKELHVWSNRPVWPQGLDRPIGQDPVPDSLDWDLWLGPAPLRPFKKGVYHGFNWRGWYEFGTGALGDMACHTVNMPFRALKLGYPTGIELEVASRIYPETFPLTSRIRFDYPEREGLPACKFWWYDGNPNPKHEIFKAGNFVSPLRPGADLTKEIVAQRGDLPASGCLVVGEKGKLFAGDDYGARFQVILNDEKEYVAGEKHEACIAVPQSIPRSPGHEEEWFAMMRGGPASYSNFEIAAYLNEMILLGCVALRTGIGRKLDWDGPNMRATNIPEAAQFVKRDYRPGWQI
- a CDS encoding excinuclease ABC subunit UvrC; the protein is MPATDSIRAKVSQLPHKPGIYLMKDRFGTVIYVGKARDLRKRVSQYFHPSRRQGWDLKFNALVDAIHDFDTHIVKSDAEAVLLEGKLIKEFRPRYNVSFRDDKHFLLLKVNLNDPIPRFTLTRLEQDDGARYFGPFASSGAVRRTVALVRHKFNLRGCRPLHPGEADYKHCLYANLRYCTAPCIGNVTREQYRMQVESACDFLEGHCQEMTREIEEAMKSAAARQEFEKAAELRDLLRDLQKTTKPARKFTRVPYTLPVAIDPRKDLEELAGILELPGPPARIEGFDISNISGTFAVASMVSFKQGRPDRSNYRRFRIKSVVGQDDFACMAEIVRRRYTRLLREGRMDADDTTTPSNMPQLILIDGGKGQLNAACAELDRLGLGQLPIIGLAKEFEEIHRRGEKKPLRLSHDCGALKLLQRVRDESHRFANTYNAQLRLRKISESVLDEFPGMGEQRKAALLKRFGSVQRLRLATEEQLAEVPGFGGRAAKELKEFLAARAPAGKPPRAEKS
- a CDS encoding discoidin domain-containing protein; amino-acid sequence: MKKTMKLSLWALALTGALLPATVPAQDGKGTVPLKIDFPSHTLKGTPEDLPAGPNIEPISDKAPPPLQVPAGVVNVAAGKSATSSVPPFLGDLKQLTDGKREPIDDDAVEMKKGVQWVQVDLGKSFAIHAIVMWHDHRYVQAVRDVILQVSNDPEFKTGVTTLFNNDVDNSAGQGIGTDREYFELEFGKAVPAKGISARYVRGYTRGNTLSALNCWQEIEVYALPAP